In Sander vitreus isolate 19-12246 chromosome 12, sanVit1, whole genome shotgun sequence, the following proteins share a genomic window:
- the arhgef18a gene encoding LOW QUALITY PROTEIN: rho guanine nucleotide exchange factor 18a (The sequence of the model RefSeq protein was modified relative to this genomic sequence to represent the inferred CDS: deleted 1 base in 1 codon): MTVTPKKHSAQPGSSSYNDTSPRSDMDEVEGLRLKLSSEDSVSLAEPINLEDSHYALLQGELESDQQNLEAESWNMAVDQNYLKALTKEAVKRQDVIYELIQTEMHHVRTLKILLRVYMHELRQSLLIEEARLERLFAGVEFLLPLHQHFLNCLKVRQKTSQEEESPSNYQITHLGDILISQFSGPLGEGMMECYSVFCSHHNEAITFYKEQLQNNKKLQVLARKIGQLPLVRRLGVPECFLLVTQRITKYPVLVERIIQNTEADTDEYKSLVQGLVLIKDTINQVNAQVSEYEKAARLKNIVLRLEPKSQGRLKDGWQLRKEDLLQGNRTLLHEGTVTWKASGRQKDIHAVLLSDVLLLLQEKDQKLVFAAVDNKPPVISLQRLIVREVAHEDKAMYLICACTTSMPEMYEIHTRSIEERVTWTRLIREAVNCYPEEEQYCELTAKLQQFQDILKVRDDQIKQILTEKQQIFAALYETTMEQETPHKGLLLRGDATDLQQGATLLKGAINEAENLQTLLFLWIRDPNLLDEGKMQGGIRRAETFGVADSNPGASAMKNGDGDAGGSEGSPSTSDPQLQESYSSESLEQLADDNTQMPDCSLTSSHFPEVCDRVILLAQRLYSLEAIITQQDSQIELQHAFQTKSKQPARHYSSVLLEQEKQRNWEKQKEELASLHKLQAQFQEEQQRWEKERERQRIQIETLEARLQQREEDCREWEEKLKEEKAELERLKDDYQQDLERLRESTQSVDKNKERLNQERERLEQLQEKIKKYMPVHANYDDPTQHWTLSSYQSFRGSIVNGGGTLDLKHHILPTNSNSMETPPKVPPRRESINPLPAKPELPVHLISTTNQVHKPAAVQQKIPTKLAAQSKGKEKGFKKKGSHQRTHSAAGIDVNQVLPIRVTGKEGGSLRAKRNGSPHRIYLSDAFNSPGSMHSIKTSQSFSTHKKSSNESPPPPPPPPAFPKDVPKTSKDKEIFL, encoded by the exons ATGACCGTCACCCCT AAAAAACACAGTGCTCAGCCTGGTTCCTCCTCTTACAACGACACAAGTCCCAG ATCTGACATGGATGAGGTCGAGGGCCTGCGGTTGAAGCTCTCCTCTGAGGACTCTGTGTCGCTGGCTGAGCCCATCAACCTAGAAG ATTCCCATTATGCTCTGCTGCAAGGCGAGCTGGAGTCCGACCAGCAGAACCTAGAGGCGGAGTCGTGGAACATGGCTGTGGACCAGAACTACCTGAAGGCCCTTACCAAAGAGGCTGTTAAAAGGCAGGACGTCATCTATG AGTTGATCCAGACGGAGATGCACCATGTACGCACCTTAAAAATCCTTCTCCGTGTCTACATGCATGAGTTAAGGCAGTCTTTGCTGATAGAGGAGGCCAGGCTGGAGCGACTCTTTGCTGGGGTGGAATTCCTGCTCCCCCTTCACCAGCACTTCCTTAACTGCCTCAAAGTGCGCCAAAAGACAAGTCAGGAGGAAGAAAGCCCAAGCAACTACCAGATCACACATCTGGGGGATATTCTCATTTCTCAG TTTTCAGGACCACTGGGAGAAGGAATGATGGAGTGTTACAGTGTTTTTTGCAGTCATCACAATGAAGCTATCACCTTCTACAAAGAGCAGTTGCAGAATAACAAGAAACTGCAGGTCCTTGCTAGG aaAATAGGTCAGCTGCCCCTGGTGCGAAGGTTGGGAGTTCctgagtgttttctgttggtgaCTCAACGCATCACAAAATATCCCGTCCTGGTGGAGCGAATCATACAGAACACTGAAG CTGACACCGACGAGTACAAGTCTCTGGTACAGGGTCTGGTGCTGATCAAAGACACCATCAACCAGGTGAACGCTCAGGTCAGTGAATATGAGAAAGCAGCTCGTCTGAAAAACATCGTCCTGCGTCTGGAGCCAAAATCTCAGGGCCGGCTGAAGGACGGCTGGCAGCTCCGCAAGGAGGATCTGCTCCAGGGAAACAGGACGCTGCTGCACGAAGGCACCGTCACCTGGAAGGCCTCCGGCAGACAAAAAG ACATCCATGCTGTGCTGCTGTCAGACGTGCTCCTTCTCTTACAAGAGAAAGATCAGAAGCTTGTATTTGCTGCTGTG GATAACAAACCACCAGTGATCTCCCTTCAAAGGCTGATCGTTAGGGAAGTGGCTCATGAGGACAAAGCCATGTACCTTATCTGTGCATGCACTACTAGCATGCCGGAGATGTATGAGATCCACACACGCTCCATAGAGGAACGCGTCACATGGACGAGGCTGATACGGGAAGCTGTGAACTG TTATCCTGAAGAGGAACAGTACTGTGAACTGACTGCCAAACTGCAACAATTTCAAG ATATTCTAAAGGTAAGGGATGACCAGATAAAGCAAATTCTGACAGAGAAGCAGCAGATCTTTGCTGCTCTCTACGAGACGACAATGGAGCAGGAAACCCCCCACAAAGGGCTGCTGCTCCGAGGAGATGCCACTGacctccagcagggggcgacactgCTCAAAGGAGCCATCAATGAGG CGGAAAACCTGCAGACCCTGCTCTTTTTATGGATAAGAGACCCAAACCTTTTGGATGAGGGTAAGATGCAGGGGGGGATCAGGAGGGCCGAGACCTTTGGAGTGGCTGATAGTAACCCAGGTGCAAGCGCCATGAAAA atggagatggagatgcaGGTGGCAGCGAGGGCAGTCCCTCCACTAGTGACCCTCAGCTTCAGGAAAGTTACAGCTCTGAGAGCCTGGAACAGTTG GCTGATGACAACACACAGATGCCAGACTGCAGTTTAACCTCCAGTCATTTCCCTGAG GTGTGCGACAGGGTGATACTGCTCGCACAGAGGCTGTACAGCTTGGAA GCAATCATCACCCAGCAGGACAGCCAGATTGAGCTGCAGCATGCTTTTCAGACAAAGAGCAAGCAGCCCGCTCGTCATTACAGCAGTGTGCTGCTCGAGCAGGAGAAGCAGCGCAACTGGGAGAAGCAAAAGGAGGAACTTGCCAGCTTGCACAAGCTGCAGGCCCAGTTTCAAGAGGAGCAGCAGCGCtgggagaaggagagggagcgGCAGAGGATACAGATTGAGACTCTGGAGGCTCGGTTGCAACAGAGGGAGGAGGACTGCCGAGAGTGGGAGGAGAAGCTCAAGGAAGAGAAGGCTGAGCTGGAGAGGCTGAAGGACGACTATCAGCAAGAcctggagaggctgagggaaTCCACACAATCGGTAGACAAGAACAAGGAGCGTCTGAATCAGGAGAGGGAGCGCCTAGAGCAGCTGCAGGAGAAAATAAAGAAGTACATGCCAGTACACGCCAACTATGATGATCCTACACAA cACTGGACTCTTTCCAGTTACCAGTCGTTCAGGGGAAGCATAGTGAACGGAGGTGGGACCTTGGATCTAAAGCACCACATCTTGCCCACCAACTCCAACTCCATGGAAACTCCTCCAAAGGTTCCACCACGCAGGGAGAGCATCAATCCTCTGCCAGCCAAGCCCGAGCTGCCAGTCCACCTGATCAGCACCACCAACCAGGTGCACAAACCTGCTGCTGTGCAACAGAAGATCCCCACCAAGCTGGCTGCTCAGTCCAAGGGAAAGGAGAAAGGTTTCAAGAAGAAAGGGTCCCACCAGAGAACGCACAGTGCAG CTGGTATAGACGTGAACCAGGTGCTGCCCATCCGAGTGACCGGGAAAGAAGGAGGCAGTCTGAGAGCCAAAAGGAACGGCAGTCCCCATAGAATCTACCTGTCAG ATGCCTTCAACTCACCAGGATCTATGCACAGTATAAAAACGTCTCAGTCCTTTAGCACACACAAGAAGAGCAGCAACGAGTCTccaccgccgccgccgccgcctccTGCTTTTCCCAAAGATGTTCCCAAAACGAGCAAAGACAAGGAAATATTCCTTTAA